TGTTGCCATCCATATCACGTATGTTTACTATCATTGGCATTTGCCCGGGCAGACTGTGTGTAGCGCATGAGAAACACGGGTCGTACGAACGGAAAGCCATTTCAATAAGGTTTAAAATACCATCGTCAACAGTAACGCCTTTTTTTATGAAACCCTGTGCTGCTTTTTTAAGCGACATGCAAATGGCTGCGTTATTATTGGTTGTTCCAACAATCAGGTTTGCTTTTGTAACCATACCGTTTTCATCGGTCCAGTAATGGTGTGTTAAAGTACCTCTTTGTGCTTCAACAGTACCAACACCTTCAGTAGGTGTATTGTAAACTTTTGCTCTTAAATCAGGACTGCAAATTTCAGGAATGCTTGCCAGTTCTACAGCTCTTTCGGCAGAATAAATCAACTCAACCAAACGTGCCCAGTGCATTGCAAGGGTGTTGTGAACAGGTTTCCCACCGAGTGTTGCATACATTTTTTCATATTCCTGTTGTGCAACAGGGGTTGCCATACCGTCGGATGCATTCAATCTTGATAACGGTGTTGCATGATATACACCTGAATCCTGTCCTTCAACAAAACCTTTCCATCCAATTTTTTTCAGGTAAGGGAATTTTAAATAACTCCACTGTTCCACTCTTTCAGCAACATATTCCCTGTAATCTTTGGGAGCATATTTGAATAGTTCTTTTCCTGTTGTGTCAACAACACGAACTTTTCCATCATAAAAATTCACTTTGTTATTTTCATCAACAAGGCCCATTGAATGGATATTAAGCTTGTACGGACCGTTAACAATGATGTCAACATATTCTTTATTTGCAAGAACAACATCGTTGAAAATCTTCATTGAGAATTTTGAAAATTCAACAAATCCTTTTGCTTTTTCAAGAATATCTTTTCTTTGTTCTTCTTTCAATCCTTTGCGAACTCCGCTGGGAATATTCAGCATAACATGAGTCTGGTGACCGCCAAGCAGCGCCTGTATTTCCTGTGCTAAACGACGTTGTTTTAAAACTTCGGTTCCTATTTCTTTTCCTACTTTTGCAATAACACCAAGAACATTTCTTTCGCCTTTTGGTGCTGTTGGCCCTACAACAAAATCGGGAGCACCGAGAGCATAGAAATGTGCAATATGGCTATGAACGAAATGAGCCATGTAAAATAATTCCCTGATCATTTTTGCAGTAGGCGTAGGCTCTGCGTTGAAAACAGCATCAGCAGCTTTGCCGGCAGCCATGTGGTGACAGCCGGGGCATACACCGCAAATTTTTGTTACAATTTGTGAAACATCTTCAATGGCGCGTCCTTCAAGGAATTTTTCAAAACCTCTTAATTCAGGAACCTGGAAGTAAACATTATCTACATCGCCATCGTCGTTGCAGAATATTTCTATTTTACCATGACCTTCAAGTCGGGTTACCGGATCTATTGTGTATTGTTTCATTTCTGTTTCCTCCTTAAAATAGAGCCGGGCAGGCTGAACCTGTAAAATGTTCCGGCTGGGTCAACAACTGATTCGATTGCTTTATCTATATCTTCCTGTTCTTTGCCTTCGAGCATGGATGCGATAGCCGACATCATTTTTGCTCCCGGGTCGGGAATGCCCGGCAATGGCCCGTAACAACCACGGCAGGGTGCATTGCCCTCAATGCAGCGCACTCCGCAACCTCCGCGTGTAGCAGGTCCCATGCAAAGAATGCCTTGTTCATTCAGACAGGTTTCTCCATCATCAATAACTTCCCATGCACGTTTAAATTTAGTAATATTCTTTTTATCTGATTTTTTTCTCTTGCAGTCATCACATTGAACACGGTCGAAAACACCTATCACCGAACCTTTCGGAGGTAATGCAGCTCCTGTTACTACAGCCATGAAAACTTCAACAAGGCGTTCGGTTTGCGGAGGACAACCGGGGAGGTAGTAATCCACATCCACTACCTGGTTGAGTGTCATCACATCATTATAAAATTTAGGAAGTGTAAGTTTTCCTTCTTTCACAATGGTTTCTGTTGTAGGGACCACTTTATTAGGATTATCAATGGATTCGCTTGTTTCGTAAACGCGCTTGAAAATTTCTTCTTTATTGGAAAAATTTGCCAGTCCGGGTATTCCTCCCATGTGCGCGCAAGAACCGTATGCTATCAATATTTTTGATTTTTTGCGAAGCAATTTTGCCATGTGCTCATTTTCACTTGTTCTTACAGCTCCATTGAAAAGCGTGATGTCAATATTTCCATCGGGCATTTCTTCCACATCTTTATATTTCACGTCGAGCGCTATAGGCCAGAAAACAAGGTCAGCATGTTCCACTACTGTAAAGAGCGATTCATGAACATCGAGTACTGAAACACAGCAACCGCCGCAGGCAGCGCCCCAATATACAGCCAGTTTTATTTTTGGTTTATCAGCCATTTATTATTTCTCCTTATTTTTCAATGGTTTCAACAACTTCTTTAATTTTTGAAGGACCCAGCTGCCTTATCTGTTCAGTCATTTCATTAACCACTTCCTGTAGTCTTTTTCCTTCGCTGGCGCTTATCCATTCCAGGCGCAACCTGTTCTTTTCAATGCCCATTTGTTCGGCATATTTTTGAAAGAGTGTGAATCTGCGCAGGCATTTATAATTCCCTTCAGCATAGTGACAATCGCCCGGGTGACAACCTCCGATAAGAACGCCATCGGCGCCTTTAGCAAAAGCTTCCATGATGAATTCAGGGTCGATACGGCCTGAACACATAACACGAACAACACGGGTGCTTGGAGCATATCTCAACCTGGAAACACCTGCAAGATCGGATGCAGTGTAAGTACACCAGTTGCAAAAGAAAGCAACGATCCTGGGCGTCCATGATTCATTATTATTTATTGTAGATTGCATATATCAGTATTTTAATTAATCAATTAATAAACCATCAATTTCACTAAGTATTTCTTCATCATCAAAAAGATTCTGGAATATGGCATTGGAGCCACATGCTGCTACACATGTTCCGCAACCTTTACATAGCGCTTCATTAATAAATGATTTCTTTTTTTCTGAATTGAAGGAGATAGCGGTATAAGGACACATATTGATACACACCTGGCAGCCACAACATTTTTCTTCAACTATACTTGCTGTATTTGGTTCCAGTTCAACATGTCCGGCATCAATAAGCGCCAGCGCTTCTGAAGCAGCAGCGCCTGCCTGTGCAACACTGTCGGGGATATCTTTTGGTCCCTGGCATGCTCCTGCAATGAAAACACCATCGGTGAAAGTGCTTACCGGCGCCAACTTAGGATGTCTTTCAAGGAAGAACCCTTCTGTTGAACAGGAAATGCTGAACATCTTTCTTACATCCTGTGCATCTTTGGCAGGTTCGAGACCTACAGAAAGAACGACCATATCAACAGGGATCCTGCGTACCATGCCAATCAAAGTATCTTCAGCACGGATTACAAGCTTTCCTTTTTCAGAATCGGTGGTAGCCCAGTCGGAAACTTCTGATACACGACCGCGAATAAACTGAATACCTTCATTTAATAATTTATCGTAAAATTCTTCATAACCTTTTCCCGGTGTTCTCATATCAATATAGAAGTTGTATACTTCAGCATCGGTATGTTCTTTAAGAAGGTGCGCCAGTTTCAGGGAATACATGCAACATACGCGTGAACACCATTTGTTTGTTTTTTCATCTCTTGAGCCAACACAATGAATAATACCAATGCTTTTAGGTTTTGTTTTTCCATCTCTTAAAACAACATGACCTTCGGTTGGTCCTGAAGCATTGACAAGGCGTTCCACTTCGAGTGAAGTAAAAACGTTTGGATATTTCCCATAACCATAGTTGGATGATTTTATGGGATTGTGGGGCTCAAAGCCGGTTGAAAGAATAATTGTTCCCACGTTGATGTCAACAGTTTCTGCTTTCTGATTGAAATCGAAAGCATTTCTGTCGCATGCTTTAGCGCATGTCTGCTGGCATTTACCGGTTTTAAAATGCAAACAAACATTATCATCAACTCTGACAACTTGCGGAGTTGCCTGTGGGAACGGTATATATACAGGTTTCCTTTTTGAAAGTCCGAAGTTGAATTCATCATAGAATTTTCCTTGCTTAAAAATACAGGCATCAATACAAGCCAGGCATCCTACGCAAAGTTCTTCTTTTATATAACGTGGTTTTTTAGTTACCGTAATTTTATAGTTGCCCACAAAACCTTCAACGTTGGCTATTTCAGACCATGTCCATAATGTTATATTCGGATGTTTCAGAACAGATGACATTTTTGGCGTAAGGATACAAGCAGCGCAATCGAGTGTGGGGAAGGTCTTATCGAACTTAGCCATGTAACCGCCAATGGTTGCATCTTTTTCAACGAGGTAAACTTTTTTCCCGGCGTTTGCTAAAGTTAACGATGCCGATATTCCTGCAATTCCACCACCTACTACCAATACATCAGGATTTACAGGAACTTTTTTCTTTTCCAGCGCTTTGTGGAAAGCTACGCGGTGAACAGCTGCCCGGGCAAGGTCTTTAGCTTTTATGGTTGCTTGTTCTTTATCTTCATGAACCCATGAAGTATTTTCCCTGATATTCACCATCTGCATGTAG
This sequence is a window from Bacteroidales bacterium. Protein-coding genes within it:
- a CDS encoding Ni/Fe hydrogenase subunit alpha; protein product: MKQYTIDPVTRLEGHGKIEIFCNDDGDVDNVYFQVPELRGFEKFLEGRAIEDVSQIVTKICGVCPGCHHMAAGKAADAVFNAEPTPTAKMIRELFYMAHFVHSHIAHFYALGAPDFVVGPTAPKGERNVLGVIAKVGKEIGTEVLKQRRLAQEIQALLGGHQTHVMLNIPSGVRKGLKEEQRKDILEKAKGFVEFSKFSMKIFNDVVLANKEYVDIIVNGPYKLNIHSMGLVDENNKVNFYDGKVRVVDTTGKELFKYAPKDYREYVAERVEQWSYLKFPYLKKIGWKGFVEGQDSGVYHATPLSRLNASDGMATPVAQQEYEKMYATLGGKPVHNTLAMHWARLVELIYSAERAVELASIPEICSPDLRAKVYNTPTEGVGTVEAQRGTLTHHYWTDENGMVTKANLIVGTTNNNAAICMSLKKAAQGFIKKGVTVDDGILNLIEMAFRSYDPCFSCATHSLPGQMPMIVNIRDMDGNINQTIKRD
- a CDS encoding F420-nonreducing hydrogenase, giving the protein MADKPKIKLAVYWGAACGGCCVSVLDVHESLFTVVEHADLVFWPIALDVKYKDVEEMPDGNIDITLFNGAVRTSENEHMAKLLRKKSKILIAYGSCAHMGGIPGLANFSNKEEIFKRVYETSESIDNPNKVVPTTETIVKEGKLTLPKFYNDVMTLNQVVDVDYYLPGCPPQTERLVEVFMAVVTGAALPPKGSVIGVFDRVQCDDCKRKKSDKKNITKFKRAWEVIDDGETCLNEQGILCMGPATRGGCGVRCIEGNAPCRGCYGPLPGIPDPGAKMMSAIASMLEGKEQEDIDKAIESVVDPAGTFYRFSLPGSILRRKQK
- a CDS encoding hydrogenase iron-sulfur subunit; the protein is MQSTINNNESWTPRIVAFFCNWCTYTASDLAGVSRLRYAPSTRVVRVMCSGRIDPEFIMEAFAKGADGVLIGGCHPGDCHYAEGNYKCLRRFTLFQKYAEQMGIEKNRLRLEWISASEGKRLQEVVNEMTEQIRQLGPSKIKEVVETIEK
- a CDS encoding CoB--CoM heterodisulfide reductase iron-sulfur subunit A family protein, translated to MSNQKEEIRIGFYICHCGHNIASIVDVTGVAEYVSKLPNVVVSKDYKYMCSDPGQELIQKDIKEQKLNRIVVASCSPLLHEPTFRNATAKAGLNQFYMQMVNIRENTSWVHEDKEQATIKAKDLARAAVHRVAFHKALEKKKVPVNPDVLVVGGGIAGISASLTLANAGKKVYLVEKDATIGGYMAKFDKTFPTLDCAACILTPKMSSVLKHPNITLWTWSEIANVEGFVGNYKITVTKKPRYIKEELCVGCLACIDACIFKQGKFYDEFNFGLSKRKPVYIPFPQATPQVVRVDDNVCLHFKTGKCQQTCAKACDRNAFDFNQKAETVDINVGTIILSTGFEPHNPIKSSNYGYGKYPNVFTSLEVERLVNASGPTEGHVVLRDGKTKPKSIGIIHCVGSRDEKTNKWCSRVCCMYSLKLAHLLKEHTDAEVYNFYIDMRTPGKGYEEFYDKLLNEGIQFIRGRVSEVSDWATTDSEKGKLVIRAEDTLIGMVRRIPVDMVVLSVGLEPAKDAQDVRKMFSISCSTEGFFLERHPKLAPVSTFTDGVFIAGACQGPKDIPDSVAQAGAAASEALALIDAGHVELEPNTASIVEEKCCGCQVCINMCPYTAISFNSEKKKSFINEALCKGCGTCVAACGSNAIFQNLFDDEEILSEIDGLLID